The Nitrospira sp. KM1 genome includes a window with the following:
- the flhB gene encoding flagellar biosynthesis protein FlhB, translating into MADLEGRTEQATPKRRAQARARGEVAVSRDVSSAAALLGALGLFYVFARPGMTKLNVILRDWLTSAADAAGHRTLTVDAVQQMALKTESDLLMLIMPFIVGVALCGVAASLAQTGFLWKTEGLGFNLAGLNPLTGLGRICSTRSLAELVKSCLKVVCVGGAGFYAVRADLPLLPELVQYSLDGMLAVIGWMMFKAALSISLAVAVVAAMDYGYQRFEFERKLRMTKEEVKEEQRDAEGDPQIRSRIRTVQRDLARKRMLADVKTADVIVTNPDHLAVAIRYDQHKMAAPIVVAKGAGYLAQKIKEIGRANGVVVIENKFVARTLYKLVDIGREIPSDLYRAVAEILAFVYRVRGMVPGRHP; encoded by the coding sequence ATGGCTGATCTCGAAGGACGCACGGAGCAGGCCACCCCCAAACGCCGGGCGCAGGCACGAGCCCGCGGCGAAGTGGCGGTGAGCCGTGACGTCTCGTCTGCTGCGGCACTGCTGGGGGCGCTCGGCCTCTTCTACGTCTTTGCCCGTCCGGGCATGACCAAACTGAACGTCATTCTCCGTGACTGGCTGACATCAGCCGCCGATGCCGCGGGTCACCGCACCCTCACGGTCGATGCCGTCCAGCAGATGGCGCTCAAGACGGAATCTGATCTGCTCATGTTGATCATGCCGTTTATCGTGGGAGTCGCGCTGTGCGGTGTCGCGGCTTCGCTGGCCCAGACGGGGTTCTTGTGGAAGACCGAAGGGCTTGGATTCAACCTCGCGGGGCTCAATCCCCTTACCGGCCTCGGGCGCATCTGCTCGACGCGGTCACTGGCCGAACTCGTGAAGAGCTGCCTCAAAGTGGTCTGCGTGGGCGGAGCGGGGTTTTATGCCGTCCGAGCCGACCTCCCTCTGCTCCCCGAGCTCGTACAATATTCCCTCGACGGAATGCTGGCGGTCATCGGGTGGATGATGTTCAAGGCCGCTCTTTCGATTTCGCTCGCGGTCGCCGTCGTCGCAGCGATGGACTACGGCTATCAGCGATTCGAGTTCGAGCGAAAGCTCCGGATGACGAAGGAGGAAGTGAAGGAGGAACAACGTGATGCCGAGGGCGATCCACAAATCCGGTCGAGAATCCGGACCGTCCAGCGCGATCTCGCGCGGAAGAGGATGCTGGCCGATGTGAAAACCGCCGACGTGATCGTGACGAACCCCGATCACCTGGCCGTGGCCATTCGGTACGACCAGCACAAGATGGCTGCGCCGATCGTGGTCGCAAAAGGAGCCGGGTATCTGGCGCAAAAGATCAAGGAGATTGGCAGAGCAAACGGCGTGGTGGTCATCGAAAACAAGTTCGTGGCGCGGACGCTGTACAAGTTGGTGGACATCGGGCGGGAAATTCCGTCGGACCTCTACCGCGCCGTTGCCGAGATTCTGGCGTTCGTCTATCGCGTCCGCGGCATGGTGCCGGGCCGCCATCCGTAA
- the fliR gene encoding flagellar biosynthetic protein FliR, which produces MDHVIHMAIPQFQSALIVMFRTAGMLAALPVLGSRTIPMQLKVGLVVLLGLMLAPLLPPMSLPADMLVLGAGMVNEVLLGLVIGLAVRLVFAALEVAGEVMGTQMGFSVAHLIDPMTAHQTPLVASFQTVLASLTFLSLNAHYLIVQSVAGSFATIAPFTGHISEGLAEDMLQLLQEVFVLAMKLSAPVLATVLVLNVMMGVLGRTVPQLNVFVMSFPLTIACGLGVMALALPYTISLFESEFIRLDETVHGLLRVLGHG; this is translated from the coding sequence ATGGATCACGTCATTCATATGGCCATCCCGCAATTCCAATCCGCACTCATTGTCATGTTCAGGACAGCGGGAATGCTGGCGGCGCTGCCGGTGCTGGGCAGCCGCACGATCCCCATGCAACTCAAAGTCGGACTGGTGGTGCTGCTGGGCCTGATGCTGGCCCCGCTCTTGCCGCCGATGTCGCTTCCGGCGGACATGCTCGTCCTCGGGGCGGGAATGGTCAACGAAGTGCTGCTGGGCCTGGTCATCGGCCTGGCGGTGAGGCTGGTGTTCGCCGCGCTGGAGGTGGCGGGCGAAGTGATGGGAACGCAGATGGGATTCAGTGTGGCCCATCTGATCGATCCGATGACGGCGCACCAGACACCGCTCGTGGCGAGCTTCCAGACCGTCCTGGCGTCTCTCACGTTTCTGTCGCTTAACGCGCACTATCTCATCGTGCAGTCTGTCGCCGGGAGCTTTGCCACCATTGCACCCTTTACAGGCCATATATCCGAAGGTCTGGCGGAAGATATGCTGCAGCTCCTGCAAGAGGTCTTCGTCCTGGCGATGAAGTTATCCGCTCCGGTCCTCGCCACCGTGCTCGTCCTCAACGTCATGATGGGGGTGTTGGGCCGTACGGTGCCGCAGCTGAATGTGTTCGTCATGAGTTTCCCTCTGACGATCGCCTGCGGATTGGGTGTGATGGCATTGGCGTTGCCCTATACGATCTCGCTCTTCGAGTCGGAATTTATCCGACTTGATGAGACGGTCCACGGGCTCTTGCGGGTGCTGGGCCATGGCTGA
- the fliQ gene encoding flagellar biosynthesis protein FliQ, with product MTPDMVAQIGRQALETTFWVSAPMLGLSLLVGLMVSLFQAMTQINEATLTFVPKMLALFLATLLFFPWMLDVLVGFMTGMLTNIPQYVRAS from the coding sequence ATGACGCCTGATATGGTGGCGCAAATCGGACGCCAGGCACTCGAGACGACATTCTGGGTGTCGGCGCCCATGCTGGGATTGAGCCTGTTGGTCGGCCTCATGGTCAGCCTGTTCCAAGCCATGACGCAGATCAACGAAGCGACGTTGACGTTCGTCCCGAAGATGTTGGCGCTGTTTCTGGCGACCCTGCTGTTTTTTCCCTGGATGCTGGATGTGCTCGTCGGGTTCATGACCGGCATGCTGACGAATATTCCTCAGTATGTGCGCGCCTCCTGA
- the fliP gene encoding flagellar type III secretion system pore protein FliP (The bacterial flagellar biogenesis protein FliP forms a type III secretion system (T3SS)-type pore required for flagellar assembly.) — translation MVCGGLLCGTSDALSADGPSITIDLGKSSGGGQTAVVFQILALLTVLSLAPAFCIMMTSFTRIVIVLSFLRQAMGTQQVPPNQVLISLALFLTVFVMAPVGQAVYADALQPLFAERITHEDAWKRGIQPLRTFMLKQVRDKDLELFIDLAKLPEKPTSAEQVPTHVVIPAFILSELRVAFQIGFLVYIPFLIVDMVVASVLMSMGMMLLPPVMISLPFKLILFVLADGWYLIVGSMVKSFQS, via the coding sequence ATGGTCTGCGGTGGGCTGCTCTGTGGGACATCAGACGCACTCTCTGCCGACGGTCCCTCGATCACGATCGATCTGGGCAAGAGCAGCGGAGGGGGGCAGACGGCGGTGGTCTTCCAGATCCTCGCGCTGTTGACGGTTCTCTCACTCGCTCCGGCATTCTGCATCATGATGACCTCGTTCACGCGCATCGTCATCGTGCTGTCGTTTCTGCGTCAGGCCATGGGTACGCAACAGGTGCCGCCGAATCAAGTTCTGATCAGCCTGGCCTTGTTCCTGACCGTTTTCGTGATGGCCCCGGTCGGACAGGCGGTCTATGCCGACGCCCTCCAGCCGCTCTTTGCCGAACGGATCACGCATGAGGATGCATGGAAGCGAGGCATTCAGCCGTTGCGCACCTTTATGCTCAAGCAAGTGCGGGATAAGGATCTCGAACTGTTCATCGACCTGGCCAAGTTGCCGGAGAAGCCAACCTCGGCCGAACAGGTGCCGACGCACGTCGTCATTCCCGCATTCATTCTCAGCGAACTCCGAGTCGCATTCCAGATCGGGTTTTTGGTCTACATACCGTTTCTCATCGTCGATATGGTCGTGGCGAGCGTGCTGATGTCCATGGGCATGATGCTGTTGCCGCCCGTCATGATCTCGCTCCCGTTCAAACTCATTTTGTTCGTGCTTGCCGACGGCTGGTATCTGATCGTGGGATCGATGGTGAAAAGCTTTCAGTCATAG
- a CDS encoding flagellar biosynthetic protein FliO: MATRMLSSLALVIALMLILAAVARRLLGTRLPVQTAVPLVRVIGSGYLGPRKTVSLVSVAGEILVVGTTQHDIVPLGRLSDPEQIQHALAQAPPHSQLTDGTLWTRLWQGWARTAITAPRPSFPHADDRATPQTGEHAAF; encoded by the coding sequence ATGGCCACGCGAATGCTGTCGTCGCTGGCCCTCGTCATTGCACTGATGTTGATCCTGGCCGCAGTGGCCAGGCGACTGCTGGGTACTCGTTTGCCCGTGCAGACCGCGGTTCCGCTGGTCCGAGTAATCGGAAGCGGGTACCTGGGGCCGCGAAAGACCGTGTCGCTCGTCTCGGTGGCTGGAGAAATCCTCGTCGTGGGAACCACGCAGCACGATATCGTCCCCCTGGGGCGACTATCCGATCCGGAACAGATTCAACATGCACTTGCTCAGGCTCCGCCTCATTCCCAGTTGACCGACGGGACGCTTTGGACCCGATTGTGGCAGGGCTGGGCACGAACGGCCATCACGGCGCCCAGACCATCTTTCCCCCATGCCGATGATCGAGCGACGCCACAGACAGGTGAGCATGCGGCGTTCTAA
- the fliN gene encoding flagellar motor switch protein FliN, whose translation MANVDVSQQGAPAGAAPQSAQPASFPPVEKGGQAGAPNNLEFILDIPMQVTVQVGSARMLIREILQLGQGSVIELEKLAGEPMEVLVNNKLVAKGEVVVVNDKFGIRLTDVISAAQRVQQLG comes from the coding sequence ATGGCGAATGTTGATGTGAGCCAGCAAGGAGCGCCCGCAGGCGCTGCCCCGCAGTCGGCCCAGCCTGCCTCGTTTCCGCCGGTCGAAAAGGGAGGGCAGGCCGGAGCGCCCAATAATCTCGAATTCATCCTCGATATTCCCATGCAGGTGACCGTACAGGTTGGTTCGGCGCGGATGCTCATCCGGGAAATTCTCCAACTCGGCCAGGGGTCGGTGATCGAGCTCGAAAAACTGGCAGGGGAACCGATGGAAGTCCTGGTCAACAACAAGCTGGTCGCCAAAGGCGAGGTCGTGGTCGTCAACGACAAATTTGGCATTCGTCTCACTGACGTCATCAGTGCCGCGCAGCGCGTACAACAACTGGGATAG
- the fliM gene encoding flagellar motor switch protein FliM: MEKILSQEEVDALLKGVVSGDVDTAPKEEPGGTKKFDLFNQERIIRGRMPTLELINDRFIRRQSVSWTSALRDQVDFLIVGTQIVKFGEFLKKVPLPSSLSVFHMDPLRGNGLLVMDAFLVYLIVDYYFGGKGQTHVKPEGRDFTPIQTQMIKKLVTQVFSDLEVAWQALMGVKINLVRSESNPQFAMVVTASELVVVVTLQVILGETTRDLFVVYPYSMLEPIKEKLYSGLVSDQVEHDGSWGIRFRDNLQDCCLNVTVRLGTATVKVRDVLNFSPGDVVVLDQRPDDPMECSIEGRRKFLGSPGVFKGNHACRITKVLP; this comes from the coding sequence ATGGAAAAAATTCTGTCACAGGAAGAGGTCGATGCCCTCCTGAAGGGTGTGGTCTCAGGCGACGTCGACACGGCTCCGAAGGAGGAGCCGGGCGGAACCAAGAAGTTCGATCTCTTCAACCAGGAACGGATCATCCGGGGGCGCATGCCGACTCTGGAACTGATCAACGACCGGTTTATCCGCCGGCAATCGGTGTCGTGGACTTCCGCATTGCGCGATCAAGTGGACTTTCTCATCGTCGGCACTCAGATCGTCAAGTTCGGGGAATTCCTGAAAAAGGTACCGCTGCCATCGTCGCTCAGCGTGTTTCATATGGATCCGCTGCGCGGCAACGGCCTCCTCGTCATGGATGCCTTCCTCGTCTACTTGATCGTGGACTATTACTTTGGTGGAAAGGGGCAGACACACGTCAAACCCGAAGGCCGCGACTTCACGCCCATCCAGACGCAAATGATCAAGAAATTGGTCACGCAGGTGTTTTCCGACCTGGAAGTCGCCTGGCAGGCGTTGATGGGGGTCAAGATCAATCTCGTCCGTTCAGAGAGCAATCCGCAGTTTGCCATGGTCGTGACGGCCTCCGAACTCGTAGTCGTCGTCACGTTGCAGGTCATCCTCGGGGAAACCACGCGCGATTTGTTCGTCGTGTACCCGTATTCGATGCTCGAGCCCATCAAAGAGAAACTGTATTCGGGCCTGGTGTCTGACCAGGTGGAGCATGACGGGAGTTGGGGAATCCGGTTTCGCGACAACCTCCAGGATTGCTGCCTGAACGTGACCGTGCGGCTCGGCACGGCGACGGTGAAGGTGCGCGACGTGCTGAATTTTTCTCCCGGCGATGTCGTGGTCCTCGATCAGCGTCCGGACGATCCGATGGAATGCTCAATTGAGGGGCGCAGGAAATTCCTGGGAAGTCCCGGCGTGTTCAAAGGCAATCATGCCTGCCGGATCACGAAAGTGCTTCCGTAG
- the fliL gene encoding flagellar basal body-associated protein FliL, whose protein sequence is MADAAEEKVPATAPASAGIPMKLVIIVAVVALVMGLGGAFAVVKLAGGNHANDEAKTDSVSEKKAGGHEEASVKTSGAHGSAPGAIFDLEPFIVNLADAPEIRYLKLTVKLEVDGADPGAELSPRVPQIRDSILVLLSSKDAAGIKTPQGKFQLRDEITKRVNDLLPKAAVRTAYFTEFVVQ, encoded by the coding sequence ATGGCGGACGCGGCAGAAGAGAAAGTTCCGGCGACAGCCCCGGCCTCAGCGGGCATTCCCATGAAATTGGTGATCATCGTGGCAGTCGTGGCGCTCGTGATGGGATTGGGCGGGGCATTCGCCGTAGTAAAACTCGCAGGCGGCAATCATGCGAACGACGAGGCAAAGACCGACTCCGTCTCCGAAAAGAAAGCCGGCGGTCATGAGGAGGCATCCGTGAAGACGTCCGGAGCACATGGCTCGGCCCCCGGAGCCATCTTCGATCTCGAGCCGTTTATCGTGAACCTCGCGGATGCTCCGGAGATCCGCTATCTGAAACTCACCGTGAAGCTTGAAGTCGATGGAGCCGATCCCGGAGCCGAGCTGAGTCCGCGCGTTCCGCAGATTCGCGATTCCATCTTGGTCCTGCTGAGCAGCAAGGATGCCGCGGGCATCAAGACCCCGCAGGGGAAGTTCCAATTGCGTGACGAGATTACCAAACGCGTCAACGATCTCCTTCCCAAGGCTGCGGTCCGCACCGCCTATTTCACGGAATTCGTCGTTCAGTAG
- a CDS encoding flagellar hook protein FlgE, with translation MGILSSLFAGVSGLNANGTALSVIGNNIANLSTVGFKSSKASFADLISSSISGGSGAIQTGIGVALTSVQGNFSQGSLATSSNVLDIAIDGNGFFVVEDSQGGTFYSRAGLFRLDKNNNVVDPTGFKLQGFLADTSGTITGTIGDISLPTTTASPQATATAFVAANLNSATSPTGVTGNIVGSGASTTTSAGGNNSFNINLNGDGVRTITVANGLTGAPLANAIQNAVRALVPNDPFKAAAYTGFTASVNPANVFSFRSGLTGTTNNLASGTGAVLVTANGGDTLAANLTMTTGTATAGTDFLIGNPTATSDFATSITTFDSLGNSHLLTTYFTKLGDNTWNYNVVASTSDVVTANYDASNIDTSLGIVRVGSGTLTFATDGTLDRESVVTRYDTGTAAGTAGTVPGQLVIDFNGATADQPIVMNFGTSVTTDGGTGLDGTTQFGSNSALVQQTQDGYAAGALQAFSVDSNGVINGRFSNGQLRALAQVVLARFPDPIGLTRTGKNTFAQSGNSGQPVTGTPDSAGLGRVLSNSLELSNVDLGESFIDMIAAQRGFQANSRVITTSDEILQELVNLKR, from the coding sequence ATGGGAATCTTGTCGTCGCTGTTTGCGGGTGTCAGCGGATTGAATGCCAACGGAACGGCGCTGTCCGTCATCGGAAACAACATCGCGAATCTGAGTACGGTCGGGTTCAAGAGCAGTAAGGCATCGTTCGCGGACCTGATCAGCTCGTCGATTTCCGGAGGGTCCGGTGCCATCCAAACGGGCATCGGCGTGGCGTTGACGTCCGTTCAGGGGAATTTCTCCCAAGGATCCCTCGCCACATCGTCGAACGTTCTGGACATCGCCATCGATGGAAACGGCTTCTTCGTCGTAGAGGACTCCCAAGGCGGCACATTCTATTCGCGCGCTGGGTTGTTCAGGCTGGACAAGAACAACAATGTGGTCGACCCGACCGGCTTCAAATTGCAAGGGTTTCTCGCGGATACCTCGGGGACGATCACCGGAACCATCGGAGATATCTCTCTGCCGACCACAACGGCCTCGCCGCAGGCCACGGCCACGGCTTTCGTAGCCGCGAATCTCAATTCTGCTACGAGTCCGACCGGCGTGACTGGAAATATCGTCGGATCCGGCGCATCCACCACGACATCGGCCGGCGGCAACAATTCGTTCAATATCAATCTGAACGGCGACGGCGTGCGGACGATCACAGTCGCCAACGGCTTGACGGGAGCGCCGCTGGCGAATGCGATCCAGAACGCCGTCCGGGCCTTGGTGCCGAACGATCCCTTCAAAGCCGCCGCCTACACCGGATTCACGGCTTCGGTGAATCCTGCAAACGTCTTCAGCTTCAGGTCCGGCTTGACGGGCACCACGAACAATCTGGCCTCGGGGACCGGCGCCGTGCTCGTCACGGCGAACGGAGGCGATACCTTGGCCGCAAACCTGACGATGACAACCGGCACCGCCACCGCCGGCACCGATTTTCTGATCGGGAATCCCACCGCGACATCGGATTTCGCCACCTCGATTACGACGTTCGACTCTCTGGGAAACAGCCATCTGCTGACTACCTATTTCACCAAACTCGGAGACAACACCTGGAACTATAACGTCGTGGCATCGACGTCGGATGTGGTGACCGCGAACTATGACGCCAGCAATATCGATACGTCGCTCGGGATCGTCCGGGTCGGATCCGGCACGCTGACCTTCGCCACCGACGGGACGCTCGATCGCGAGAGCGTCGTGACCCGTTACGATACGGGAACCGCGGCCGGCACGGCGGGAACCGTCCCCGGACAGTTGGTCATCGATTTCAACGGGGCGACGGCGGATCAGCCGATCGTCATGAACTTCGGAACCAGCGTCACGACCGATGGCGGGACGGGGTTGGATGGCACGACGCAGTTCGGTTCGAATTCGGCTCTGGTTCAACAGACGCAAGATGGATACGCCGCCGGCGCCCTCCAGGCGTTTTCCGTCGACAGCAATGGTGTCATCAACGGACGGTTTTCGAACGGCCAATTGCGGGCGCTGGCACAGGTCGTGCTGGCAAGATTCCCGGACCCGATCGGACTGACCAGGACGGGGAAGAACACCTTCGCTCAATCGGGCAATTCGGGGCAGCCTGTGACCGGAACGCCGGATAGCGCGGGGTTGGGGCGTGTGCTGTCCAATTCACTGGAGCTGTCGAATGTCGATCTCGGTGAGAGTTTTATCGACATGATTGCGGCACAGCGTGGATTTCAGGCCAACTCGCGTGTCATCACCACCTCCGATGAGATCCTTCAGGAATTGGTCAATCTAAAACGGTAG
- a CDS encoding flagellar hook assembly protein FlgD codes for MSTTSGVDTTSLAASTGTVQSVAANQQLGQNDFLNLLVTQLKNQDPLKPMDNQEFVAQLAQFSQLQQSTQQVTLLQQLISAQTTNQQYSLLPLIGRQVSISGSAIQLESGSATFDYSLAGQAADVQVTILDAAKQPVRVLKLGTQGAGAQQGQWDGYDNNGVKAKPGAYQYSITAVDRKGVTVDATTTSLVTVTGVQPNGDKPASLLAGDYAFDPATIVKIH; via the coding sequence ATGAGTACGACATCCGGAGTTGACACCACATCACTGGCCGCTTCCACAGGCACCGTGCAGTCGGTGGCAGCCAATCAGCAGTTGGGTCAGAACGATTTCCTGAACCTCCTTGTGACCCAACTCAAGAACCAGGATCCGCTCAAGCCCATGGACAATCAGGAATTTGTCGCTCAGCTGGCACAGTTCAGCCAACTCCAGCAGAGCACACAGCAGGTGACGCTCCTTCAACAGCTCATCTCTGCGCAGACGACCAACCAGCAGTATTCGCTGCTGCCCCTGATCGGCCGCCAGGTCAGCATTTCGGGATCGGCGATTCAATTGGAATCGGGGTCGGCCACATTTGACTACTCGCTCGCCGGTCAGGCGGCCGATGTGCAGGTGACAATCCTGGACGCTGCCAAACAGCCCGTCCGGGTGCTCAAACTCGGCACCCAAGGAGCCGGTGCTCAACAGGGACAATGGGATGGCTACGATAACAACGGGGTGAAAGCGAAACCCGGCGCATATCAGTATTCGATCACCGCGGTAGATCGGAAAGGCGTTACGGTGGACGCCACAACCACGTCGCTGGTGACGGTGACCGGAGTGCAACCGAACGGCGACAAGCCGGCGTCCCTACTGGCCGGCGACTACGCGTTCGATCCGGCGACGATCGTCAAAATTCATTGA